In Phenylobacterium zucineum HLK1, one DNA window encodes the following:
- a CDS encoding thermonuclease family protein: MIAAAADPCKAVPDRGRAPAWLGPGSTFSGPVRYVGDGDSLCVGVGPTPAQWVEVRLADFYAPELSDRGGPEAKTALARIVQGRRLTCIADHQTYDRIAAYCRIEGRSLGDLMRRAGVREGGRGVR, encoded by the coding sequence GTGATCGCAGCGGCCGCCGACCCCTGCAAGGCCGTCCCGGATCGAGGACGGGCCCCGGCATGGCTGGGTCCCGGAAGCACCTTCTCCGGCCCGGTCCGCTACGTCGGCGATGGCGACAGTCTGTGCGTCGGCGTTGGTCCGACGCCAGCCCAGTGGGTGGAGGTTCGCCTGGCCGACTTCTATGCCCCGGAGCTCTCCGATCGCGGCGGACCTGAGGCCAAGACGGCGCTCGCCCGCATCGTTCAGGGCAGAAGGCTCACCTGCATCGCGGATCACCAGACGTATGACCGCATCGCCGCCTACTGCAGGATCGAAGGCCGCTCACTGGGCGACCTGATGCGGCGCGCGGGCGTTAGGGAGGGCGGTCGAGGCGTGCGATAG
- a CDS encoding PD-(D/E)XK motif protein, which produces MSDWIETWRALRASRPVGEDQVATAPLVHAGVETSLSLAVSASGDLHLLAPVQGPPTRSLPQDYNGLRLRERRLGDQVCLDLCSPAAHERMFATLCSELADAILTDGRDPWAAAIVIVQRWQTAWRPVRQPMSRSAQIGAIGELLMLQTLWLPALGPDAVHYWSGPDRERHDFVTPRLHMEVKATTRSRHEHEISRVDQLRTPEDRRLMLASVQLEESAMGVVSVASLADQLVEALRADPAALDGFLLRLSGLDWSEEMRRSPDLVRCHLRDAQIFEVDDDFPRLPADFVLPDGVLAIRYTISLANLPYLDVADVRRDIRRAAQLG; this is translated from the coding sequence ATGAGCGACTGGATCGAAACCTGGCGCGCGCTTCGCGCGAGCCGGCCCGTCGGGGAAGATCAGGTCGCAACGGCGCCGCTCGTGCACGCAGGCGTGGAGACTTCGCTGAGCCTGGCGGTCAGCGCGTCGGGGGATCTGCATCTGCTTGCGCCGGTTCAGGGGCCGCCAACCCGCAGCCTGCCACAGGATTACAACGGCCTTCGACTACGAGAGCGACGTCTCGGCGATCAGGTGTGTCTGGATCTCTGTTCGCCAGCCGCTCACGAGCGCATGTTCGCGACTCTGTGCTCAGAGCTGGCCGACGCGATCCTGACGGACGGTCGCGACCCCTGGGCGGCCGCCATTGTCATCGTTCAGCGCTGGCAGACCGCCTGGCGGCCCGTCCGCCAGCCCATGTCGCGCAGCGCCCAGATCGGGGCCATCGGCGAACTCCTGATGCTTCAGACCCTATGGCTGCCCGCGCTCGGCCCGGACGCGGTCCACTACTGGAGCGGGCCGGACAGAGAGCGGCATGACTTCGTGACGCCCCGGCTCCACATGGAAGTGAAGGCGACCACCCGCAGTCGCCACGAACACGAGATCTCACGCGTCGATCAGCTGCGGACGCCGGAAGACCGCCGCCTGATGCTCGCGTCCGTCCAGCTCGAAGAATCCGCGATGGGCGTCGTTTCCGTGGCCTCGCTGGCCGATCAGCTCGTCGAAGCGCTCCGTGCGGATCCGGCGGCGCTCGATGGTTTCCTCCTGCGCCTGAGCGGCCTCGACTGGTCGGAAGAGATGCGCAGGTCGCCGGACCTGGTGCGCTGCCATCTGAGGGACGCCCAGATCTTCGAGGTCGACGACGATTTTCCGCGACTGCCTGCGGACTTCGTTCTTCCGGACGGTGTTCTGGCGATCCGCTACACGATCAGCCTCGCCAATCTCCCCTACCTCGACGTAGCCGACGTGCGGCGCGACATCCGACGAGCTGCGCAGCTGGGGTAG